One genomic segment of Brassica napus cultivar Da-Ae chromosome A3, Da-Ae, whole genome shotgun sequence includes these proteins:
- the LOC106442643 gene encoding glutamate--cysteine ligase, chloroplastic-like codes for MALVFSSCGLGAVMNLSALKTNVSSSHKKFLTCKRSKIVASNQGTNTTASYSALATEPLTKEDLIAYFSSGCKTKEMWRIGTEHEKIGFDVKTLRPITYEQITALLNGISERFDWDKVMETGTIIGLKQGMQNISLERGCQLELSGAPLETLHQTYDELHSHLYQVKTVAEDLGIGFLGIGYEPKSSLEDATIVRKRRYDIIQGYLDRTGSGPDLGLRTCTVQVNLDYSSETDMIRKFRASLALQPIVTALFANSPFSNGKPNGFLSIRSHLWIDTDKNRTGMIPFVFYDSFGFERYVEYALDVPMCFLHRNKSYLNCRGMTFRDFLSGKTSHLSHEQPTINDWENHIGTIWPEVRLKRYLEMRGAGGGSREMLCALPAFWVGLLYDDESLRTVLDMIADWTTEEREMLRTQVPVTGLKTMFRDVTLKHVAEDVLKLAKDGLERRNYKETGFLDAVTEVAITGVTPAEKLLKLYNGDWGQSVDPLFHEMQY; via the exons ATGGCGCTAGTATTCTCTTCTTGTGGGCTTGGTGCTGTAATGAACCTCAGTGCTTTGAAAACCAATGTTAGCTCCTCACACAAGAAATTTCTTACTTGTAAAAGAAGCAAGATAGTTGCAAGCAACCAAGGGACAAATACAACCGCAAGCTATTCTGCTCTCGCGACCGAGCCACTGACTAAAGAAGATCTCATTGCCTATTTTTCTTCTGGATGCAAAACAAAGGAAATGTGGAG AATAGGTACGGAACACGAGAAAATCGGTTTCGATGTCAAGACTTTGCGCCCTATCACGTATGAACAAATAACTGCACTGCTTAATGGTATTTCCGAGAGATTTGATTGGGATAAGGTGATGGAGACTGGGACAATTATTGGTCTGAAACAG GGAATGCAAAACATATCATTAGAACGAGGATGCCAACTAGAGCTAAGTGGAGCACCTCTAGAGACTTTGCACCAAACTTATGATGAGCTCCATTCACACCTTTACCAGGTGAAAACTGTTGCTGAGGATTTGGGAATTGGTTTCCTAGGAATTGGTTATGAACCGAAATCTAGTCTTGAGGATGCAACCATTGTGCGCAAG AGAAGGTATGACATTATACAAGGCTATTTAGACAGAACTGGCTCAGGACCTGACTTGGGTCTCAGAACGTGTACTGTTCAGGTCAATCTAGACTATAGTTCAGAAACCGATATGATCAGGAAATTTCGCGCTAGTCTAGCTTTGCAACCT ATTGTGACAGCTCTATTCGCAAACTCCCCATTTAGTAATGGAAAACCAAATGGGTTTCTAAGTATAAGAAG CCATTTATGGATAGATACCGATAAGAACCGGACAGGAATGATACCTTTTGTGTTCTATGACTCATTCGG GTTTGAGCGGTATGTCGAATATGCACTTGATGTTCCAATGTGCTTCTTACACAGAAACAAAAGCTACCTCAACTGTAGAGGAATGACATTTCGG GATTTCTTGTCTGGGAAAACTTCTCATCTATCTCATGAACAGCCCACCATTAACGACTGGGAAAACCATATAGGAACAATATGGCCAGAG GTCCGGTTAAAGAGATACTTGGAGATGAGAGGAGCTGGTGGAGGTTCCAGGGAGATGTTGTGTGCCCTACCAGCTTTTTGG GTGGGATTGCTATACGATGACGAGTCTCTCCGAACTGTTCTTGATATGATAGCTGATTGGACTACTGAAGAAAGAGAGATGCTTAGGACACAA GTCCCAGTCACTGGCCTTAAGACAATGTTTAGAGATGTTACCTTAAAACATGTTGCGGAAGATGTCTTAAAGCTAGCAAAG GATGGTTTGGAGCGTAGAAACTACAAAGAAACCGGTTTCTTGGATGCTGTCACCGAGGTAGCTATAACag GTGTTACGCCGGCAGAGAAGCTCTTGAAGTTGTACAATGGAGATTGGGGACAAAGCGTAGATCCTCTGTTTCATGAAATGCAATACTAA
- the LOC111214706 gene encoding uncharacterized protein LOC111214706, which yields MFGQICNNVKKEGAKKTFKTIGKSVFWILLGGLIPMFAGGFIKKYQIRLVVAAASAFAMQCISATLWKQSYQIPTWQPVFIVVLGIIGIGIAAGIPHLVKVVSEKK from the exons ATGTTCGGCCAGATATGCAACAAC GTGAAAAAAGAGGGGGCTAAGAAGACATTTAAGACCATTGGGAAATCAGTCTTTTGGATCCTCTTGGGAGGACTGATTCCAATGTTTGCTGGAGGGTTTATAAAAAAGTACCAGATTAGATTGGTTGTTGCTGCAGCTTCAGCATTTGCTATGCAGTGCATATCAGCAACGCTGTGGAAACAATCCTATCAGATCCCCACCTGGCAACCAGTGTTCATTGTTGTACTTGGCATCATTGGAATTGGCATAGCTGCTGGAATTCCACATCTTGTCAAG GTTgtatctgaaaaaaaataa
- the LOC106440503 gene encoding glutamate--cysteine ligase, chloroplastic, with amino-acid sequence MALLSQGGGAYTVPFGTLCSKTSAKAVSGCVNVLRMKDCSFSRSLSTKSMLVERSKRGNHQLIAAASPPTDEAAVVAAEPLTREDLIAYLASGCKSKDKWRIGTEHEKFGFEVNTLRPMKYDQIAELLNSIAERFEWEKVMEGDKIIGLKQGKQSISLEPGGQFELSGAPLETLHQTCAEVNSHLYQVKAVAEEMGIGFLGIGFQPKWRREDIPIMPKGRYDIMRNYMPKVGSLGLDMMLRTCTVQVNLDFSSEADMIRKFRAGLALQPIATALFANSPFTEGKPNGFLSMRSHIWTDTDKDRTGMLPFVFDDSFGFEQYVDYALDVPMYFAYRNKKYVDCTGMTFRQFLAGKLPCLPGELPTYNDWENHLTTIFPEVRLKRYLEMRGADGGPWRRLCALPAFWVGLLYDEDVLQAVLDLIADWTPAEREMLRNKVPVSGLKTPFRDGLLKHVAEDVLKLAKDGLDRRGYKEAGFLNAVAEVVRTGVTPAENLLEMYNGEWGQSVDPVFQELLY; translated from the exons ATGGCGCTCTTGTCTCAGGGAGGAGGGGCGTACACTGTTCCTTTTGGAACTCTATGCTCAAAGACTAGTGCTAAAGCAGTTTCTGGTTGTGTAAATGTGTTGAGAATGAAAGATTGCTCCTTCTCTAGGAGTCTTTCCACCAAATCAATGCTTGTTGAGAGGAGTAAGAGAGGGAATCATCAGTTGATTGCTGCGGCTAGCCCTCCTACGGATGAGGCTGCTGTTGTTGCAGCTGAGCCGCTGACGAGAGAGGATCTCATTGCCTATCTCGCCTCTGGCTGCAAATCTAAAGATAAATGGAG AATAGGTACAGAACATGAGAAGTTTGGTTTTGAGGTTAATACGCTGCGCCCTATGAAGTATGATCAGATAGCCGAGCTGCTTAATAGTATCGCTGAGAGATTTGAGTGGGAGAAAGTCATGGAAGGTGACAAGATCATTGGTCTCAAGCAG GGGAAACAAAGCATTTCACTTGAGCCTGGGGGTCAGTTTGAGCTTAGTGGTGCTCCTCTTGAGACTCTGCATCAAACGTGTGCTGAAGTCAACTCACACCTTTATCAG GTTAAAGCTGTGGCTGAGGAGATGGGAATTGGTTTCTTAGGAATCGGTTTCCAGCCCAAATGGCGTAGGGAGGATATACCCATCATGCCAAAG GGGAGATACGATATAATGAGAAACTACATGCCTAAAGTTGGTTCCCTCGGACTTGATATGATGCTTCGAACGTGTACTGTTCAG GTTAATCTGGATTTTAGCTCTGAAGCTGATATGATCAGGAAGTTCCGTGCTGGTCTTGCGTTGCAACCT ATAGCAACGGCTTTGTTTGCAAATTCCCCTTTTACCGAAGGAAAGCCAAACGGGTTTCTCAGCATGAGAAG CCACATATGGACAGACACTGACAAGGACCGCACAGGAATGCTACCGTTTGTTTTCGATGACTCTTTCGG GTTTGAGCAGTATGTTGACTACGCACTTGATGTCCCTATGTACTTTGCCTACAGAAACAAGAAATACGTCGACTGTACTGGAATGACATTTCGG CAATTTTTGGCTGGAAAGCTTCCTTGTCTCCCTGGGGAACTACCAACATATAATGATTGGGAAAATCATCTGACAACAATATTCCCAGAG GTCCGGTTGAAGAGATACTTGGAGATGAGAGGTGCTGATGGAGGTCCCTGGAGGAGACTCTGCGCCCTTCCAGCTTTCTGG GTGGGTTTGTTATATGATGAGGACGTTCTCCAAGCTGTATTGGATCTGATAGCTGACTGGACTCCAGCAGAAAGAGAGATGCTAAGGAACAAA GTTCCGGTGAGTGGTTTAAAGACTCCGTTTAGAGATGGTTTGTTGAAGCATGTCGCTGAAGATGTCCTGAAACTCGCAAAG GATGGTTTAGACCGTAGAGGCTACAAGGAAGCTGGTTTCTTGAACGCTGTCGCTGAAGTGGTCAGAACAGGAGTTACGCCGGCAGAGAATCTCTTGGAAATGTACAATGGAGAATGGGGACAAAGCGTAGATCCTGTGTTCCAGGAACTGCTGTACTAA